CTTCCCTGCTGGGGGTCAGAGGAACAGGCGAGGATGATCTGCTATGTACAGGTGTCTTCCTCTCCAGGTGCAGAAACAGCTTGGGCACGCCGGCGCCCGGGCTGAGGCGAGCGCTGCTCTCAGACTGCCACTCACAACTGGCAGAGCGGCACGTGGGCTGCCTCAGAGACTGCAGGGCTTCCGGCTCGGCTTTGCGTCTTTCGGGGGTGGCTGGTTCACCTGCGGTTGGCTGGCTCTCTGTGGGCTGTGGCGCGGATGGATTCAACAAAGGCGGGCTTGGAGAGAGCCCCTCCAGGTTCCTATTAGTGTTGGTGGTGCTTTCCTTAAtcggaagaaaaaaaaattggatgaaGTCACCTTTTTATACTGAGCTTGTGCGTATGGATAGAGCAAAACCAATGGGAGAGTGTAATTAAAGGTTATTCTTAATCCATCCACCATCTCCTTACAAAGGTCAACGTTCGTTTCTGCTGGGATATAATGTACGTTCATGTTGGCGTGTGGCATAGAGTGATGGTGACGAGGCCTCTCACTGGCTGAAAAGGCTGCACTGATAGCAAAATGCTTCACGTAAGATTCCGAAATCATGATGATGTGGGTCCGGCATGGAAGTTTCACTAACCGTTTCCTCCTGTTGGTATAGTAACAACCGTCCTCAAGCTGCTTCTTCAGAACTTCAGGGATTTCTATAGTTAAGtgttctttcttccatttccctttttgcGTGCAGCTCTGGTTCTTCCCTTACTTCAGTCTTCTCTTCAATATCACCTTCTTCACttatttctccatccttttcttcACCACTGTCATCAGAGGAACTGTTTATTgagttttcatcattttcatcttttccttcagAGGGGAGGCTTTTTAAGACAGAGTCTACACCAGGCAACCGGCAGcgcttcctctttcttcctgcgCTTCTCAGGCAAGCTACAGCTTTTCTTGCCAGTTTACGCTGTAATCTCTGATTTTCGTCGGTGTCACAAAGGACATGATCTTCAGCTGCCCATCTATCCCAGCTTCTGTTCCAATCATTAAAATGGATCAGATATTCCGGGATCTTTCTGCCTTTTTCGTCTTTCCCAACAATAAGATCAACAACCTTGGCATCGTGCAGCACTCGCGCCTTGCTGGGGTCAGGCTCGAAGCACAGCACGTTCTCCCGAGAGGAACTTAAATTTCATTACCTCGCTCGCGCTCATTTCCTCATAGTGGCAGCGGGGAGGCTCGGGGGCGGGGCGGGTGGAGCGCTcacagggggagggggaaggtcagaaaagggaactcttaaaggggaaaaatgtcTCCATCCTCCACTTTCATCTGTCTCCCCAGAGATAACTTCTGTTAACAGCTTCTTATGATTCCTTCTACAAAAAAGTTTTTCACAAAAATTCGCAGGAATTATACACTTGTGATAGAGACTGCTAGCTGTCAATTTAAATACCTTTTGAAATGCTGCAGTAACAGTATTTTAGCTTGGCACATTAAGGGCTAGTCTCAGTACATTTCCCAACTTCTCTTGCAACTTAGATGTAACCATGTGATCAATATTATATTCAATGGAATGGCAGCAGCATTGACGTGCACCACTTCCCACCTAGTATCCATGCTGCCGACGTCTTTCTTTCCCCTTACTCTGAGCTTGAGCTAGTTCATATTTGCGGGCTGGATTTGATCATTCAGACAAAGACATCGCTCCCAAGGGATGGTGAAGAAACAAAATGGGAGGAACCTAGGTCTTTGAATGATTGGTGGAGCAGAGCTACCCACTAAACTGAAATTTCTCATTTCTACCTTATTGAATCACTACATTTTCTGGTAATAGCATCTGTTGTAATACAAAGACCTTCTATATCCTACATTTTCACCTAACAAGTGAGACTTTTTCCATATTGGTACATAGGGAAAGATATCAGTCTTTTTAATGGTTACACAATAATGCACAGTAAATTAACTGCTTAGTCCCCTAATACTGGAGTCAtcagtttcttaatttctgttgttttaaaccattcagtttgtggcaatttgttaaaGTAGTCACAGGAATCTGatacagaatagaagaaaaaaacagatctgGCAACAGAAACAATACCAACAATCTTGAAACAATCTTGTAAAATTCTCTCAGAACACAGATGAAGAAtagaagaatatatatgaaagaagaaaggaaccaTATAGGGcagataaatttataaattagtgTTTCTAAAGAACAGACAATTAATGAATCAGaaataataatcaaagaaaagaaaataatcatcagaagaaaataaaagaatctgTAGGGATACCTATGTAAAGATTAAGATAACTGGGGTctgggtataactcagtggtggagcacatgctgtTGAtcacaacagaaatttgttctctcaaTTCTGGAGGcctgaagtccaaaatcaaggtgttggcaggactgtgctccctccaaaggctcagagagagttCTCTGGTCTGTGAAAATATCACTCCAACCTCTTCCTCCATGGTCACATtgcctccttttcttctgtgTGTCTAGTGCTcaatctccctctccctctctcttatgAGGATACAAGTAATTGCCTTTAGGTCCCACCTGAATAATCTAAGATAAGCTCCTCctctcaagatttttattttaaacacgtcttttgccatataaggcaTTAGTCATTCTTGCCATGTATGTTAATATTCACAGATTCTGTGAATTAGGCCCTGGATATATTGTTTGGGTGGCAACCATTCAGTCCACTACACACTCTAATTTTCAATTTggctttcttattttcatttctaccaaatattttataGTACTGTGATGAATTGATTTTTCTACcaactatttttaagaaagataGCTATGACTGCCTGTTTTGAGTATGTATCAAATAAAACTTGGCCTTAGTTGACTAATATATGTGCCAATCTAGATCTTTCACAGGTAGACTTGGCAATGTttgtatcaaagaaaaaaatggttgaTAGAAATTTCAAGACAAAGAAGCCCATGGGACAGGTGGGTGGAAAGAAGTGTAATCCTTAACAACCAGTAGCTTTGTCATATCACTATAGTCATGGGATAGCCCTGCATTCACTGTTATTAAGGTCACCAAATGCCTTTAGCTTATCAAATGGAAAtgtcatctttccttcctcatttttttttccttctttcagacgCATCTCCTAGTTAACCACTTTGGCATTTTGACTCAtgttcttcacttggcttccaagTACCCTTACCACCATTGTTTTGGCTTCCCTCTTATTTTGCTAGTCTCATCATTCTCTTTTGTTAGCTCCTTTGCCAGAAGTTAAAATACTGTAGTGCTCTAGGACTTAGTCCTTAAACGCAGCCTCcatattcattctttcataagGTGATCTCATTCAGGACTGTGACTCATTTCTACATCAGGGTCTTACAGCAGCAGTTTCCTTTATCCAAAAACCTATCCCAGACCATCATATagctagtttttttttcatgattcatttatatttcccATGTTTATATTTCTATCTAATGTGTCCAAACATAAAACTCATATTCTTATCTTCTTCCTTATCTTAGTTAATGTTATCATCATTCACCCAGTTGCTCAGACTAACTACGTAGGTATCACCCTAAAATATTCTATTCCTCTTATCACTAAAGTCAAACCCATCAACTGGTATTTTTAGCTCCCACTTCATAACAGATCCAGAAATTGACCTTTCATCACAATTTCCTTGGTAtagtaggcagaattctaaaacaGACCACAAGATCTCCCATCCCTGGTATACGTGCTCTGCATAATTCCAAAGACAGTGAATATAATGTAATGGACTTTACTTCCATGATTAAGTTATATTATTTGGCAcaactgaccttaaaatagggaaatTATCCAGGTGGGACTGACCGAATCACTTGGGCACTCTAACAGCAGAGAGTTTTCTCCGGCTGGTCATAGAAGAGAAGTCAGAGATTTGAATTGCGAGAAGGACCTGACAGGCCTTTGCTGACAGGAAGATGGTGGGAGCCATGTGTCAAGAAATGTGGGCAACCTCTGGTAGCTGAGAGCAACCCCTGGCTGAGAGCCAGCAAGAAAATATGGACACAAGTCCTAGAACCacatggaactgaattctgctaacaacctgaatgagcttggaagtagaTTCTTCCCCAGAGTCTCCAGATAAGAACTCAGTCAACATCTTGATATTGGTCTTTGAGACCCTGAACAGAGAATCCAGCTATATTGTGCCTGGacttttaacaataaaaatggcTGCTCTTtaaagtcactaagtttgtgatcatttatcatgcaaaaatagaaaaccaatccacatgctaaaatccTAATCCAAGATACCAGCCTGTACTACAGAAACAGTCTTCTAATTGTGCTTGCCTTCTCTTTGTACCTTTGTTTTCCTGTACTCCGTTATTGACACAACAGTAAGAGtaatactttgttttcttttcaaaacatagatgaaatcatgccatttacTTGCTTAAAACTTTTCAGTGGCTTTGCCATTATGCCAATAAATCCCCAAATCCTTAACATGGCCTATGGTATTTCATTTGGTTAAGCTGCCACCTAACTCTACCTCAAATCCTAACTCTAACCACAGTCATTCATTTTTCACACTTGCAAACTCATTCTTACTTCTTACTACTTCTACCTGAAATACTCTTTAGCCATCTtcaatcttttgtttttcagctgAAATGCCACCTTCTCTGCAACTGTCTTATCCATATTCCATACTAGGTATTCCCTATTTGCTTATTGCACTTTGATATACAGCATATTTTATTACCtaattaactattatttttatgtgttcatttatttattatttgtctctCTTCCAAGATTATAAACTAAATATGGTCAGTCTTTTTTGGTCTTGTTAGTAGACAGATCAGAGCCTTGTACATAGTTGCTGAGTGCATAAATGAAGACTAGAACCCCAGAGgaacctcttccctcctccctgtcaGTACCCAATTCTCTGTTTGAATTTTCAGTACCAATCAGTAgctaattttcaaaagtttctccATGTAATAGATATCATCCCAGTGCTTCCAGTCTGTAGGAATGAAAGGAGGCCTAAAAAGTTTTGCAGTCACTCTACATTCCAAACTTGTTTTGCATGGCTGTGTTCAAAGTCAGCAAAGTTTCCATTTAGGAAGGGGCTTTCCGAATCTAATTCAACTTACATCATAGTTCTGTTGTTTTCCCTATTTAGGGGAAATACAATCATTAATTGGTAATcaatattttgaggttttttttcctttcacttttttggtTTAGTCCCAGAAGCATTTTAGTTGTAAGAAATTCCTTCTCAATCCTAGCATGTAGTCAATTTTTCTTGACATGTTGGTTAAgacattttctcacttaattaGAAGTTTTAATAATATTACTTATAGTATCATATTGACCTGTAAGAAAACTTGAGACTTTCCAACAAAGTTCTGCAGAGACGGAGACTATTTTAGAAGGGAGTTATTTCTCATCATTGGAAAGTTTTTAGGTATAGGTAAATAATCACATGGTAAGTGTTAAGAATTCAAGTTTCGAATGGATAGCTTGACTAGAAGACTTTTGAAGTACTCTTTCAAATCCAAGATATTATGATTCCTTTTATGTATAAGACTAGTCCCAATTAATAATGCAACCTCTAGGGGATAGTCAACTTTAAGTGTCCTTCATGTTATAAAACTGATATAATCCTGAAACAATTCTTACAACATACATTTCAACACACCTAATCTTActttcttttgagttttattataaatacggaaataaactattttggaaaataatttaaatcccaTGTTAATTAAGCTAGATATTGTGAAATAATACTAAAGTTAAAATTCCTTTGGCAAGTAGTATTTCACTAGTCTATACGAAAAATCAGTATGCCTAAATTATGATGTATTtaataacagaatttaaaatatttcaattaaaaatctttaattaatatcttacatttaattcttttatagTTCACAAAGGCATTTAGAAGAATATGTTGAAAGTAGGAAAACTTTAACCTTgaaaaattcccaatttatttttatattctttaaaaaatttaaagtaacttACCCTGGTGCATAGTTGCATATGAAGAGTGCTGCATGTTTAATATGTCCAATTCTTGAGCATGGAGTAACAGCACAACCAACTTTGTAAGACCTGTCCCAAACAagctaaaacaaaatttttaaataaaacataaatttaattcTAAACATTTATTCTGTCACATTACAGACAAGACTATATTCAATTCATATAGAACCTTTAACCAAACAATTCAAGGAATATGAATTATTCTTCATTTGGATGCAGGTAGAGAATTATCACGGACTTAGGGAAGCATTTCCAAGTGCATGCAGAGAAACACTTTAACGGATTCTACCAAAACTGTATTCTTAGGATAAAGAGTTTTGAGAAAAACGAatccaaaataatgttttagagCCTAAAGAAGACACACCTGCTGAATCAACTTTCAACCTTCTGTTGAATCTGAGAATTCTAGGTTattggcagagaggaagggggaaccaagagaagaaaaagttttgGAAGAATGGAAGTTGTgaatagagaggaaaaaagaggggaCAGTAAGagtacagaagggaaaaaaaaaaaacagtacaagGGTAGAAAGTAATTAAATGCTAtcagcatttttcttttgttgaggaaattccattataaaataaaacagagtctgagccttccattaaaaaaaaaaagtgaataaaagcGCTGGTtcctataaaataatttcttgaaaAACAGGTCTTGGAGCAAAAATATGAGAATAATTAAAGATATTCCATAAATTTCTGAATGGCTTTAATATTCTCAATATTTTCAAGTGAACAACAACACCTGTCTCATTTTGTTAACCTCTGCGGGAGAGAGAGGAACCACTTGTTTTCCGTTTCTCTATATCCCAAGCCTTAGTGATTTTAAAAGTGTGATTCCAAAAGAAATAGAGTGATGTATTCAAAGAATAGAGAATAGAATGTCTGCAACAGTTGGACTGCAGTTAGACAAGTCAAATGCAGGCAATGAAAATGTCTAAGAGACTGGAATTAAGGAGGCAAAAAATACAGAGGGTGTAGGTCAGGGAGTAGACATGGCTGGTTTACTCAAGAGAATTGAAGTCTTATTAAGGAGTCCAGGTTTGACATGAACAAGACAATAGAGAACAAGTCTAACTTTCTAGAAGAAAGAACTGATCAAAAAATGTCTGAAACATGATTCATTTGATGGAACAGAAAGACATGGGCTCAACATCAAAAATTCCAAGATTTTAAGTTCTATATCAGAGTCTACTGCTTGAAAAATAATCACCCTTTAAATAAGCTTGGAAATTAATTCACTAACTTCTTGATTCCTAATACAGATATTAATTGAACACCTAAATAATGTCATGTGGTGTTCAGAATATATGGAAAGACAAGTTCCCTGCTCTTAGTACAGTATCAGATATATAAATAgatgattataaaataatgtgatatgtaaaataataaatgtacacttagaaaaaaatagttcagTATTCTTGGAGCACATAGTGTAAGGGTGGATTGTTAGACAAGCGGCAGGAAAATAATATTATGTATTTgtgcttgaaatattttaatcagtTAGTTATCTAGTAGTATATGTATTGATCTGTGCAAAAAAATCAAGTCTTTTGCTATGTTTATagtcaataaattaaaaataattgttattcGGTGGTTTCTTACTTCCTTTTCTAGTGTGCATTATTTTAGAAAAGCACCTATCATCTTTGGGTATGGAGATTAAATttgttatatttaaaagaatgttttaatcACATGGTTCAAATAATAGAAGGAATTGTGAACATTTAGAAGATCTAAGACTAATTAGGAGTTTGATTCTATTAGAGGTAATAAATTTaccatttgattttatttataaaattgaaacaTAATCAATAAAAACTTGGTATTAAAGCAATTAAGGAGTCTATTggattaataatataaaaattacataccTGTATATAATTAGAACAGTTAGCAGAGCAActgttcttttcaaaattgtaCTTTTTCCTCTCTGCAAACCAACTTCTGATAGCAATACTTGCAGTAAATTCATTTTCAGGGCCGACCCAAATATTTTCACCAATGCCATTAAATACAGGATGGGCCATTTTTAGTTCTTCTAAATGAGTGTTACGCTCAAacacacattttttcccccatgctCTAGCAGTCCGTGACAAAGCTACATCCCAGgtctgaaaaaaatgcaaaaagtaaagaaaacaaaatagtaataatgagGCATTTTTGTGCTTAAAATTATTCTCCTTGAGTTCTCATagttatatttaaagaaaacaattcttacTTTGTGCTTATGGGTCTGGTTTGTGAAATTTATATGAGGGGGAAAAGTTTTTTGAGATAATCATAACTAAAACAACTATTTCTTGAAGACAAAGGCCTATGCATATACttgtaattaaaaaatcagattgttcGATGATGCAAACGATTATAGTACTTTTACATGTAGTCTGTTCAGAACTGTATAATACTCTTACATGTAGTCTATtcagaaaatgtatatttttaatctcatGCCCTTTAtacataattcaaaatatttatatgataattcaaaatattcatctaagaactatttattgagcaatgATTATATGCGAACTGTTGTGAGTAATAAAATACAAAGTCAACATAAATTTTGCTAGTTGCTTACTGTTGTTAGGAGAATGCTCagggattatatatatatatgtacatatacattcatataattataattttaacacACAGTGGTAGTTGGTAAATGTTATAAAAGTTTTACAGATGTTCctagaaatgtgagaaaatatcaCACGATGCTGCTCCCTGGCTAGCAATCTGGAAACACCCAGAAATGtgtacttttattatatttagagGCTCATTAAGTTCATTGTTTAGTAAAGGACAAGAACAAAGACAACACACATAGAACAGTCAACAAAATAGTTGTAAAACCAACATGCCAAGTATTTATGCTACAGTATATCTGAAAGTaagtaaacatttcttaaaaacaatacTGAGATGTCCTTAGAGTTTTCTTAGATAATTTCATAGATTATACATGACTACAGAAAatatattacagaaaataaatcaaccttttaaaatatcccctccctccccacactaTTTCCCTCCCCAAAGGTAATcgctgtaaaaaaaattttatgtatacatttCTCTATCTCTATAGACACACACATTCAAATATAAGTTAGGATGCTTTAGGTGAGTATTTTGTGGTATTTGTCCTTGTGCTGTTTTAATCATACCATACAGAATATTACTGGCCTAccacttgcagttttcacttagaGAGAGGGTTGCATAGTAGCACAATTAGGTCTACCTAATTTTTACAGACTCTACATAGTATTTAATAGGATGGCTAGCATATAATAAATGTTACCAGTCCACTAGTAATGATCTTTCAGATTCTGTCCCATTCGCAAACAATGCTCCACTGTCCTTCTTTCTACTGCCTTACTTTGCATATTATTTGCATACCAGATGCTTACTATGCACTAGTCActaagtggctttttttttcctttccatttttattgagatataattgacattgaGCACTCTATAAGtgtaaggtgtacagcataatatatcatgaaatgattaccacaataagtttagtgcacatccattatctcatacagatataaaataaaaagaaaaaaattttttccttgtgatgagaactcaggatttactctcttaacaatttaAGATTAACAGACAgcagtattaattatattaatcatattgtacattacatccctagtatttatcttataactggaagtttgtacctttgatcaccttcatccaattccccctcccttCAGTGTCCACCTCTGagaaccacaaatctgatctctttttctatgagtctgggggtttttttgaagtgtagtttcTGGTAAACAACATAGTGATTGGATATTTCCattcattacaaaatgatcagCACAACGAATCTAGTTATGATCTGTCGCCAaagatattatattattattgactgtatttcccACATTGTATGTTTcatccccatgactcatttattttgtaactggaagtttgtacctcttaatttccctcacctatttcactcatcccccatcccctctcctctagcaaacacctgtttgttctctttttccatgactctgtttctatttggtaatggttgtttatttgttttgttttttagattccacatacaagtgaaatcctatggtatttttctttttctgattaatttcacttagcatatcttctaggtccatccatgttgtcgcaaatagcaaaatttcattcttctcatggttgagtaatattccattgtgtatatatacatcttctCTATTCATTCACATATCGacgggcacttaggttgcttccatatcttggctattgtgaataatgctgcagtgaacataggaatgcagatatctttttgaattacttttttttttcctttggaaaaatacccagaaatggaattgctggactgtatggtagttctatttttaattttttgaggcaccaccatactattttccatagtggctgcaccaatatacattctcaccacagtgcacaaaggttccctttttcctgcatcctcaccaacacttgctatctCTTGTCTTTTCAATGACCGACATTCTGACAGATtaaggtgacatctcattgtagctttgattttcatttccttgatgattagtgatgttcagcaccttttcatgtgtctgttggctattgtacatcttctttggaaaaatgtctattcaggtccacTGCCCATTTTTTAGTTGAGTTTTTTGATCTTCGTTTCTAAGTGTTATTTatgcattatttcacttaatgtttaCAATAACCCTATAAGGTAtgcattattattactgtttctGTTTCACAAAGGAAGTTACTGAAACACAAAATTAAGAAATCTATTTATAGCCACTTATAGCCAGTTAAatgtggagccaggatttaaacccaggaagTCTCTCAAGTCTCAAATTCATAAGCgttttatttcattgcttttcatgACAGTGTGCAAATAAGTTATGATAGTTACAAATTCCTTTGCTCAAACTTGAATAAAATTACAGTTGAAAACAGAGgctaaagtttcctttttttcatttatataatacaATGTTATCAACCATAGTCACCAagttttacattagatcctcagatcttattcatcttatagctaaAAAAGCTACATTATAGATAAATGTACACTTTTACCAACCTCTTCCTGTTTCCCCCAATTCCTACCAACACCTAACCCATGGCAATCACTtgtctactctctgtttctgagtttgactctttttttttagattccacatataagtgataccacgcaatatttgtctttctctgtttgacttatttcactgggTACagtgccctcaagttccatcaaagttgttgcaaatggcagaatttccttctttctcatggctgaacaatattccatcgTAGACATACACATCActtcttc
This sequence is a window from Camelus ferus isolate YT-003-E chromosome 12, BCGSAC_Cfer_1.0, whole genome shotgun sequence. Protein-coding genes within it:
- the LOC116667773 gene encoding LOW QUALITY PROTEIN: male-specific lethal 3 homolog (The sequence of the model RefSeq protein was modified relative to this genomic sequence to represent the inferred CDS: inserted 2 bases in 1 codon; deleted 3 bases in 2 codons); protein product: MSASEVMKFKFLSGEXVLCFEPDPSKARVLHDAKVVDLIVGKDEKGRKIPEYLIHFNDWNRSWDRWAAEDHVLCDTDENQRLQRKLARKAVACLRSAGRKRKRCRLPGVDSVLKSLPSEGKDENDENSINSSSDDSGEEKDGEISEEGDIEEKTEVREEPELHAKREMEERTLTIEIPEVLKKQLEDGCYYTNRRKRLVKLPCRTHIIMISESYVKHFAISAAFSASERPRHHHSMPHANMNVHYIPAETNVDLCKEMVDGLRITFNYTLPLVLLYPYAQAQYKKVTSSNFFLPIKESTTNTNRNLEGLSPSPPLLNPSAPQPTESQPTAGEPATPERRKAEPEALQSLRQPTCRSASCEWQSESSARLSPGAGVPKLFLHLERKTPVHSRSSSPVPLTPSREGSTVFAGFEGRRTNEINGVLSWKFVPDSYPPADQPPPPSYVYGAQHLLLLFVKLPEILREMSFSEKNLKALLKHFDLFLIFLAEYHDYFSPESACVAACEARYSTKNPGAIYKGFDG